Proteins encoded by one window of Anopheles maculipalpis chromosome 2RL, idAnoMacuDA_375_x, whole genome shotgun sequence:
- the LOC126560115 gene encoding odorant receptor 49b-like, producing the protein MFMHVVKILPDCCCIRRFDSTMKKVSTSEANFERLFALIARHMEVLKLNIFKPDWRLSLRTIVVLAAIGFMPILTAFSVSKYGEHLEIVVECITQACTGMQVFIRSYFYLRQRDQCRQIAKEIREQRISYGANQDDRMEQLFQRATERMLFLYRLMYAMYCGSFFFLLGPLIMPDPRKASLPLAFRIPYLPPNENLLYWCLNYLHHILLNVVGIHHLAPIDGVIVVALISMCTRIGALELMLKELDEKIVDSKWQQTKHLEPYLDRIIELHTDMKRFADLVKSTFEMHFFTIFGMICFIICMCLNVIAGQPRNSIYPLLLASVCQLFMVCLFGNVLLIVNDRLPNSIYEIRWYRLTVAQQKKILFLLANAQTDVMMSAVFMPVNMTSFVAVCRAAYSYFTILH; encoded by the exons TTGCTGCATAAGACGGTTCGACTCTACCATGAAGAAAGTCAGCACGAGTGAAGCGAACTTTGAACGGCTATTTGCACTGATTGCGAGGCACATGGAGGTGTTAaagttgaacatttttaaaccGGATTGGCGTTTGTCCCTGCGAACTATCGTAGTATTGGCGGCGATTGGTTTTATGCCAATTTTGACAGCCTTTTCGGTCAGCAAGTACGGTGAACATTTGGAGATTGTGGTCGAGTGCATTACGCAGGCTTGCACCGGTATGCAGGTGTTCATTCGATCGTACTTCTACCTTCGCCAGCGGGACCAGTGTAGACAAATCGCAAAGGAGATTCGTGAACAGCGAATCTCGTACGGCGCCAACCAGGACGATCGGATGGAGCAGTTGTTCCAGCGTGCAACGGAACGGATGCTGTTCCTGTATCGGCTGATGTACGCGATGTACTGTggatcctttttctttctactgGGACCTTTGATAATGCCCGATCCACGCAAGGCAAGCCTTCCGTTGGCGTTTCGCATACCATACCTGCCACCGAATGAGAATCTTCTGTACTGGTGCTTAAACTATCTGCATCACATCTTGCTCAATGTAGTTGGCATCCATCATTTGGCTCCAATCGATGGAGTTATCGTAGTGGCATTGATCAGCATGTGTACAAGGATCGGTGCTCTGGAGCTGATGCTGAAGGAGCTGGATGAGAAAATTGTGGACTCAAAATGgcaacaaacgaaacaccTTGAACCGTACCTGGACCGGATCATCGAGCTGCACACTGACATGAAACGGTTTGCGGATCTCGTAAAAAGTACGTTTGAAATGCACTTCTTCACGATATTTGGCATGATCTGTTTCATCATCTGCATGTGCTTGAATGTGATCGCTGGACAGCCGAGGAACTCAATCTATCCGTTGCTGTTGGCTTCTGTCTGTCAGCTGTTTATGGTCTGTCTGTTTGGTAACGTACTGCTCATTGTTAACGATCGCTTGCCGAACAGCATTTACGAGATACGGTGGTATCGACTAACCGTTGCTCAGCAGAAGAAGATACTGTTCTTGCTCGCTAATGCTCAAACAGACGTCATGATGAGTGCTGTATTTATGCCGGTGAACATGACTTCATTTGTTGCG gTTTGCCGAGCTGCTTACTCGTACTTCACCATACTTCATTGA